From one Mangifera indica cultivar Alphonso unplaced genomic scaffold, CATAS_Mindica_2.1 Un_0033, whole genome shotgun sequence genomic stretch:
- the LOC123206380 gene encoding uncharacterized protein LOC123206380 isoform X1 has product MQRNDTKQKSIRKPLRDLSSNNNIKDGGGCFPKCGNAKKKSNDNKQIEEASDNNALDRLLLVQSDISKLLQQIDELVMQALKVKTMSKEGKKEIESFTHVLSHMSSTLKPWVPRFQRALSSSVESENRLVQAFAGKSAFAADEDERTCEYGSPEDDKEHTLISPSPLVSWRVNCTVERNKQVFLLTPLPILKALSSKHQEHSKSLFESITSNHTIELPPFATISGDTNDDLLEGVPIEATPRKPSECLSAGKGNTLESAFVVSPMVPKGDHSMLMMTPCLKMSPPKSCILLEPISGCTHRPWDKVRKSTPFPVGMHNCGSSQSSESSGSEASEDLAFKYPELLGIQQARKSVIQKKEFETSPDWSFSPPKSCVLLEPPDEKSLENVADVHNMLMTSCDLNQQTKLSVLDEKDVPKTSQQARKSIHPGNAAIVESTPLWKELESTMRTGKLLGENTLKKELWTRFEAASSFGIRYNASALQTTARKGFLDMLEEASFDEGSSLINSLR; this is encoded by the exons ATGCAGAGGAACGATACGAAACAGAAATCAATCCGAAAACCGCTGCGAGATTTATCAAGTAACAACAACATCAAAGATGGAGGCGGATGTTTTCCCAAATGCGGGAACGCGAAGAAGAAATCGAACGACAATAAGCAAATCGAAGAAGCGTCAGACAACAACGCACTCGATCGCCTCTTGCTTGTTCAGTCCGATATTTCGAAACTTCTTCAACAG ATTGATGAGCTAGTTATGCAAGCGCTTAAAGTTAAGACAATGAGCAAGGaggggaaaaaagaaattgaatctTTCACTCATGTCTTGTCTCATATGAGTTCCACTTTGAAG CCATGGGTTCCCAGATTCCAGAGGGCTCTCTCCAGTTCTGTTGAGTCTGAGAATCGGTTGGTACAGGCATTTGCAGGTAAATCTGCTTTTGCTgcagatgaagatgaaagaaCTTGTGAGTATGGGAGTCCAGAAGATGACAAGGAGCACACTTTAATCTCTCCTTCCCCCCTTGTGTCCTGGCGAGTCAATTGCACTGTTGAAAGAAACAAACAAGTGTTTCTGCTCACACCTCTTCCTATCTTGAAAGCTTTGTCATCCAAACACCAAGAACATTCCAAATCACTATTTGAAAGCATTACTTCCAATCACACCATTGAGCTACCGCCATTTGCAACTATTTCGGGAGATACAAATGATGATTTGCTTGAAGGAGTGCCAATAGAAGCAACTCCAAGGAAGCCTTCTGAATGTCTATCAGCTGGAAAAGGAAACACTCTAGAGTCTGCATTTGTTGTTTCACCAATGGTTCCAAAAGGAGACCACTCTATGCTTATGATGACCCCATGTTTAAAAATGTCCCCTCCTAAATCTTGTATATTGCTGGAGCCCATTTCTGGGTGCACTCATCGACCCTGGGACAAAGTTCGTAAGTCAACCCCATTTCCTGTTGGAATGCATAATTGCGGAAGTTCACAATCTTCTGAATCCTCAGGTAGTGAAGCTTCTGAGGACCTTGCTTTTAAGTATCCAGAGCTACTAGGAATTCAACAGGCTCGTAAATCAGTAATTCAGAAGAAAGAGTTTGAAACTTCACCAGATTGGTCATTCTCACCTCCTAAAAGTTGTGTTTTGTTGGAGCCACCTGATGAAAAGTCACTGGAAAATGTTGCTGATGTTCACAACATGCTAATGACTTCTTGTGATTTAAATCAGCAGACAAAGCTCTCTGTATTAGATGAAAAAGATGTTCCAAAAACCTCACAGCAAGCCAGGAAATCGATCCACCCAG GCAACGCAGCGATTGTAGAAAGTACCCCGCTGTGGAAGGAACTGGAAAGCACAATGAGAACAGGCAAGCTTCTCGGTGAGAATACTCTAAAGAAAGAGTTGTGGACGAGGTTTGAGGCAGCATCAAGTTTTGGGATCCGCTACAATGCCTCTGCATTGCAAACGACTGCCAGGAAAGGATTTCTTGACATGCTGGAAGAAGCCTCTTTTGATGAAGGAAGTTCATTGATCAATAGTCTCAGATAG
- the LOC123206380 gene encoding uncharacterized protein LOC123206380 isoform X2 — MQRNDTKQKSIRKPLRDLSSNNNIKDGGGCFPKCGNAKKKSNDNKQIEEASDNNALDRLLLVQSDISKLLQQIDELVMQALKVKTMSKEGKKEIESFTHVLSHMSSTLKPWVPRFQRALSSSVESENRLVQAFAGKSAFAADEDERTCEYGSPEDDKEHTLISPSPLVSWRVNCTVERNKQVFLLTPLPILKALSSKHQEHSKSLFESITSNHTIELPPFATISGDTNDDLLEGVPIEATPRKPSECLSAGKGNTLESAFVVSPMVPKGDHSMLMMTPCLKMSPPKSCILLEPISGCTHRPWDKVRKSTPFPVGMHNCGSSQSSESSGSEASEDLAFKYPELLGIQQARKSVIQKKEFETSPDWSFSPPKSCVLLEPPDEKSLENVADVHNMLMTSCDLNQQTKLSVLDEKDVPKTSQQARKSIHPAIVESTPLWKELESTMRTGKLLGENTLKKELWTRFEAASSFGIRYNASALQTTARKGFLDMLEEASFDEGSSLINSLR; from the exons ATGCAGAGGAACGATACGAAACAGAAATCAATCCGAAAACCGCTGCGAGATTTATCAAGTAACAACAACATCAAAGATGGAGGCGGATGTTTTCCCAAATGCGGGAACGCGAAGAAGAAATCGAACGACAATAAGCAAATCGAAGAAGCGTCAGACAACAACGCACTCGATCGCCTCTTGCTTGTTCAGTCCGATATTTCGAAACTTCTTCAACAG ATTGATGAGCTAGTTATGCAAGCGCTTAAAGTTAAGACAATGAGCAAGGaggggaaaaaagaaattgaatctTTCACTCATGTCTTGTCTCATATGAGTTCCACTTTGAAG CCATGGGTTCCCAGATTCCAGAGGGCTCTCTCCAGTTCTGTTGAGTCTGAGAATCGGTTGGTACAGGCATTTGCAGGTAAATCTGCTTTTGCTgcagatgaagatgaaagaaCTTGTGAGTATGGGAGTCCAGAAGATGACAAGGAGCACACTTTAATCTCTCCTTCCCCCCTTGTGTCCTGGCGAGTCAATTGCACTGTTGAAAGAAACAAACAAGTGTTTCTGCTCACACCTCTTCCTATCTTGAAAGCTTTGTCATCCAAACACCAAGAACATTCCAAATCACTATTTGAAAGCATTACTTCCAATCACACCATTGAGCTACCGCCATTTGCAACTATTTCGGGAGATACAAATGATGATTTGCTTGAAGGAGTGCCAATAGAAGCAACTCCAAGGAAGCCTTCTGAATGTCTATCAGCTGGAAAAGGAAACACTCTAGAGTCTGCATTTGTTGTTTCACCAATGGTTCCAAAAGGAGACCACTCTATGCTTATGATGACCCCATGTTTAAAAATGTCCCCTCCTAAATCTTGTATATTGCTGGAGCCCATTTCTGGGTGCACTCATCGACCCTGGGACAAAGTTCGTAAGTCAACCCCATTTCCTGTTGGAATGCATAATTGCGGAAGTTCACAATCTTCTGAATCCTCAGGTAGTGAAGCTTCTGAGGACCTTGCTTTTAAGTATCCAGAGCTACTAGGAATTCAACAGGCTCGTAAATCAGTAATTCAGAAGAAAGAGTTTGAAACTTCACCAGATTGGTCATTCTCACCTCCTAAAAGTTGTGTTTTGTTGGAGCCACCTGATGAAAAGTCACTGGAAAATGTTGCTGATGTTCACAACATGCTAATGACTTCTTGTGATTTAAATCAGCAGACAAAGCTCTCTGTATTAGATGAAAAAGATGTTCCAAAAACCTCACAGCAAGCCAGGAAATCGATCCACCCAG CGATTGTAGAAAGTACCCCGCTGTGGAAGGAACTGGAAAGCACAATGAGAACAGGCAAGCTTCTCGGTGAGAATACTCTAAAGAAAGAGTTGTGGACGAGGTTTGAGGCAGCATCAAGTTTTGGGATCCGCTACAATGCCTCTGCATTGCAAACGACTGCCAGGAAAGGATTTCTTGACATGCTGGAAGAAGCCTCTTTTGATGAAGGAAGTTCATTGATCAATAGTCTCAGATAG